In Flavobacterium luteolum, the DNA window AACTAAACCCGGTGAAAATGTATAAGTCAAAACAGGATCAGCAGAGCCGTAGATTTTGGTTTTACTATCTGCTGTCACTGCAATTGGTTTAGCAGTAACTGCAAGATCGCTTTCTGTGAAACTAATCGCATAATTAGAACCAGCGCTTAAGGTTCCTTGTCCGATAGCATAAGATCCTACATTCTCGCCTGCTGTTCTTGATAAAGCTCCCGTAAAGACATCACTTCCAACTAAACCCGGTGAAAATGTATAAGTCAAAACAGGATCAGCAGAACCGTAGATTTTGGTTTGACTATCTGCTGTGACTGCAATTGGTTTAGCAGTAACTGCAAGATTGCTTTCTGTGTAACTAATCGCATAATTTGAACCAGCACTTAAGGTTCCTTGTCCGATAGCATAAGATCCTACATTCTCGCCTGCTGTTCTTGATAAAGCTCCCGTAAAGGAATCACTTCCAACTAAACCTGGTGAAAATGTATAAGTCAAAACAGGATCAGCAGAACCATAGATTTTGGTTTGACTATCTGCTGTGACTGCAATTGGTTTAACGGTAACTGCAAGATTGCTTTCTGTGTAACTAATCGCATAATTTGAACCAGCACTTAAGGTTCCTTGTCCGATAGCATAAGATCCTACATTCTCGCCCGCTGTTCTTGATAAAGCTCCTGTAAAGGAATCGCTTCCAACTAAACCTGGTGAAAATGTATAAGTCAAAACAGGATCAGCAGAACCGTAGATTTTGGTTTGACTATCTGCGGTCACTGCAATTGGTTTAGCGGTAACTGCAAGATCGCTTTCTGTGAAACTAATCGCATAATTTGAACCAGCACTTAAGGTTCCTTGTCCGATAGCATAAGATCCTACATTCTCGCCTGCAGTTCTTGATAAAGCTCCTGTAAAGGAATCGCTTCCAACTAGACCAGGTGAAAATGTATAAGTCAAAACAGGATCTGCAGAACCGTAGATTTTGGTTTGACTATCTGCTGTGACTGAAATTGGTTTAGCGGTAACTGCAAGATTGCTTTCTGTGTAACTAATCGCATAATTTGAACCAGCGCTTAAGGTTCCTTGTCCGATAGCATAAGATCCTACATTCTCGCCTGCTGTTCTTGATAAAGCTCCCGTAAAGACATCACTTCCAACTAAACCCGTTGAAAATGTATAAGTCAAAACAGGATCTGCAGAACCGTAGATTTTGGTTTGACTATCTGCTGTCACTGCAATTGGTTTAGCAGTAACTGCAAGATCGCTTTCTGTAAAACTAATCGCATAATTTGAACCGGCGCTTAAGGTTCCTTGTCTTATAGCATAAGATCCTACATTCTCGCCTGCAGTTCTTGATAAAGCTCCTGTAAAGGAATCGCTTCCAACTAGACCCGGTAAAGACGTATAACTCAAAGCAGGATCGGTTGAGCCGTAAGTTTTTGTTTGACTATCTGCCGTGACTGAAATTGATTTTTTTTCAATAGTAAGAGTAATATCTCTTAATCCTGATCTATAATTCCTATCAGCAACCTGAGTCGCTCGTATTGCTACAGTACCAGCATTGACTAATGTAACTTTTTTATTATTTGTTCCGGACAAAATTACCGAACCTGTTCCCCCTGCAATTATAGAATAACTGATGTTTCCTGGAGAATCAGAAATTGCAGTTAAATCAAAATCAGCATCGCCATAGATTTTGCTAATATCTGCAAAAGTAATCGTAGGGCTAATAGTTGCATCAACTAAAACAGCCGTAGTCACACCTACATTATTCAACAGTAAATTTGCATCGTTTGTTGCAAAGTCTCTTAAAGCTCCTCCATTAAGCGTTATAGTGCCAATCTCAATACCATCAGTATCTAATTCTCCAGCTTGAACGATGTATCTAAAGGTTAAACTACTCGAACCTGAGCCGCTAAAATAATCAACTTGGTGAGTTGTAGCCCCAATAGTTATTGCTAATTGCGGTGTACCACTAACAAATACACTTTCAGGAAAATTAACCGTAAAATCTAGAGTATTTCCAGTTGTATATGTTCCATTTACAGGTACAGTCAAATTTATAATTTCTGGTGCAGCTGTATCTATGGCATAGTTATTAGAATCGGTAGTTCCGATTCCTGTATTACCTGCTGCATCTGTTACACCAGTATTGAACAATGTTATAATATTAGTCGCGTCTGCAACATTTGGTGTCGGTGTAAGATAGGCTGTCCAAGTAACACCGCCATCTAATGAACGTACTGCGCCTAATGTTCCGCCTTCTACTATAAAACCAGCATTGGTAAGACCTGTCACTGCTTCTGAAAAAGTAAAAGTTACCAAACTCGTTTCACCAATCTTCAAATTTGTATCTGCAACCTCTATAGATGCGGTTGGTGCAGCTGTATCTACGGCATAGTTATTAGAATAGGTCCTAGCGTTCCCTGCATTACCTGCTAGATCTGTTATGCCAGCATTGTTCAATGTTATAATATTACTTGCATCTGTAATATTTGGCGTTGGTGTAAGATAGGCTGTCCAAGTAACACCGCCATCTGATGAACTTACTGCGCTTAATGTTCCGCTTTCTACTGTAAAATCAGCATTGGTAAAACCTGTCACTGCTTCTGAAAAAGTAAAAGTTACCAAACTCGTTTTACCAATCGTCAAGTTTATATCTGCAACCACTATAGATGCGGTTGGTCCGACAGCATCAACTAAAACAGCTGTAGTCTCACCTACATTATTTAATAGTAAGTCAGCATCGTTTATTCCAGAGTCTTTTAAAGTGCCTCCGTTAAGAACTAAAGTGCCGACAGTAATACCATCATCATCTAATTCACCAGATTGAACAATGTATCTAAACAATAAACCACTCGTCCCCGAACCACTCATATAAATAGCTTGGCGCGTTGTTGCTCCAATGGCTATTTCCAATTGAGGTGTTCCGGTAACCGTAATATTTCCATTGAAATTAACTAAAAAATCCTGGCTATTCCCAACAGTGTATATTTTATTTGCAGGGACATCTACACTTGTTACAATTGGCACAGAGATAGCAAACGTGATTTTTGTATTATTTACTCCACCAGCATTTTGTGTAGTAATAGTATAAGTATTTGAGGCAGTTGGAGCCGTTGGTGTACCCGAAATAACACCCGATGTAGTATCAAAATACAAACCGACAGGTAAAGCCGGACTAATTGTATAAGTTTTTGTAGGGTTTGGTTCCGGTGTACCTCCTGTATTGGTAGGAGTCAAAGATGCTATAGCAGTTCCCGTAATATATGTTGTCTTAACTCCCGCATATGAAATATTTGGTACGGCTGGATTTACCGTAACATTAATTTTCGCCCTTGTACTTTCGCAACCGTTTACAGTTTGCGAAACCCAATAAGAAGTTGTTCCCAAAGCACTAGTTAAAGGCGTAATTGTCGAAACGCTTGTGCTTGTTGTAGCATCTGTATACCATTTCAAATTTGTACCGTTTGTCGCAGTTAAGGCAGACGCCGTTGCTCCAAGAGTATAAACTACCGGAGTAGACACAGTAGGTGCGGCAGGTACAGGATTTACAGCAACATTCACTGCATTTCTGGTAACAACAATTTTTTTTACGAGACTATTGTTGGTATCTGCTACAAAAATATTTCCCGAACCATCTATAAAAACACCGTACGGACGGTTAAAATCATTTCTTACAGTTGAAATAGTAAGCCCATCAGGAGATATTTTATTAATGCTGTTTGTTCCGTAATCTGCTTCATATATATTTCCAAAAGCATCTATTGCAAGTCCAATTGGATTATTAATTCCAATAGTCCTTAAACTTTTAACACTCCCATCAGGAGCTATTTTTTTAATAGCATTATTGTTGGTATCTGATACATAAATGTTTCCGGCAGCATCTAAAGCAATTCCTTGCGGACGATTAAATCCAATTGCTAATGTTGTTGTAGTAACGCCATCAGGAGAGATTTTTTTTATAGCATTATTAAATTGATCTGCTACATATATGTATCCAGCAGCATCTACAGCCACATTACAAGGTCTGTTAAAACCGCCTCCTAAAGTTGTAACAGTACTTCCGTCGGCAGATATTTTTTTAACTGCATTATTAGTACTTTCTGCTACATAAACATTTCCGGCGGCATCTAAAGCAATACCAAATGGACCACTGAGTCCACTTTTTAAAGTTGTAATAGTAAGCCCGTCAGGAGACATTTTTTTAATTGCGTTATTAAGCTGATCTGACACATAAATAGTTCCTGCTGCATCTACGGCAACTGAAGTTTCTTTATTGAAGCCACTTCCTAATGTTATGGGAGCAAATATTTCTTCTAAATAATAATTACCAGTAGCGAGTGCTGTAGTTGAGTTCAATGCTGTTGGGCTGATGTCGGAGCTGTACCATTTATAACTACTGCCGACAGTAGTTCCTGTACTCAAGTTAGTAACAGTTGCAGAACCGCAAAATGATTGAGATGTCTGTGCTATCCCGCTGGCAAAACTCAGCAAAATAAAAACCATCAGTATCGATAATCTTGAAAGCAGCCGATCGCGTGTTTTTTTTAAGACCACTCTCAGCGAATAAGTAGTTTTTGTCATAGTCTATTTTTTTTGCAGACAAAAGTAAAATAGAGGCTATGGTAAGAGATGCTCCAAAAAGTTTTATTCAAAAAAATCTATAGCCCAAAAAGTCATTGTGACTATATAATCAAAGCAAAAAAGAAGTTTATAGAACTACTTCTAATTCTTGTTTTTGAAGTTCAGACGGCAGAACACCATGATGTTTTTTAAAAGCGGTACTAAATTTACTGGTGTTTTCGTAACCAAACTTATATGAAATTTCCTTTATGAGAAGTTTGTTTTCTATAATAAGTTCTTTGGCTAAGATCATCTGTTTTTCCTGAAAATATTTATAAATGGGTTTTCCAAAAAACTGCTTAAAATCTGATTTGAGTTTGCTTTCAGAAATCTTAAATTTTTCAGCCAAAAAATCAATTCCAGGAAATTTGTCAAATAAATTACCTATTAAATAGTTTTCGACTTTATTGATACTAAATTTATCATTATAGTCAATGACAGAATGTCTTTTAATCACTTCTTGTTTCTTGCAAATTTTCAAGAA includes these proteins:
- a CDS encoding MBG domain-containing protein; its protein translation is MTKTTYSLRVVLKKTRDRLLSRLSILMVFILLSFASGIAQTSQSFCGSATVTNLSTGTTVGSSYKWYSSDISPTALNSTTALATGNYYLEEIFAPITLGSGFNKETSVAVDAAGTIYVSDQLNNAIKKMSPDGLTITTLKSGLSGPFGIALDAAGNVYVAESTNNAVKKISADGSTVTTLGGGFNRPCNVAVDAAGYIYVADQFNNAIKKISPDGVTTTTLAIGFNRPQGIALDAAGNIYVSDTNNNAIKKIAPDGSVKSLRTIGINNPIGLAIDAFGNIYEADYGTNSINKISPDGLTISTVRNDFNRPYGVFIDGSGNIFVADTNNSLVKKIVVTRNAVNVAVNPVPAAPTVSTPVVYTLGATASALTATNGTNLKWYTDATTSTSVSTITPLTSALGTTSYWVSQTVNGCESTRAKINVTVNPAVPNISYAGVKTTYITGTAIASLTPTNTGGTPEPNPTKTYTISPALPVGLYFDTTSGVISGTPTAPTASNTYTITTQNAGGVNNTKITFAISVPIVTSVDVPANKIYTVGNSQDFLVNFNGNITVTGTPQLEIAIGATTRQAIYMSGSGTSGLLFRYIVQSGELDDDGITVGTLVLNGGTLKDSGINDADLLLNNVGETTAVLVDAVGPTASIVVADINLTIGKTSLVTFTFSEAVTGFTNADFTVESGTLSAVSSSDGGVTWTAYLTPTPNITDASNIITLNNAGITDLAGNAGNARTYSNNYAVDTAAPTASIEVADTNLKIGETSLVTFTFSEAVTGLTNAGFIVEGGTLGAVRSLDGGVTWTAYLTPTPNVADATNIITLFNTGVTDAAGNTGIGTTDSNNYAIDTAAPEIINLTVPVNGTYTTGNTLDFTVNFPESVFVSGTPQLAITIGATTHQVDYFSGSGSSSLTFRYIVQAGELDTDGIEIGTITLNGGALRDFATNDANLLLNNVGVTTAVLVDATISPTITFADISKIYGDADFDLTAISDSPGNISYSIIAGGTGSVILSGTNNKKVTLVNAGTVAIRATQVADRNYRSGLRDITLTIEKKSISVTADSQTKTYGSTDPALSYTSLPGLVGSDSFTGALSRTAGENVGSYAIRQGTLSAGSNYAISFTESDLAVTAKPIAVTADSQTKIYGSADPVLTYTFSTGLVGSDVFTGALSRTAGENVGSYAIGQGTLSAGSNYAISYTESNLAVTAKPISVTADSQTKIYGSADPVLTYTFSPGLVGSDSFTGALSRTAGENVGSYAIGQGTLSAGSNYAISFTESDLAVTAKPIAVTADSQTKIYGSADPVLTYTFSPGLVGSDSFTGALSRTAGENVGSYAIGQGTLSAGSNYAISYTESNLAVTVKPIAVTADSQTKIYGSADPVLTYTFSPGLVGSDSFTGALSRTAGENVGSYAIGQGTLSAGSNYAISYTESNLAVTAKPIAVTADSQTKIYGSADPVLTYTFSPGLVGSDVFTGALSRTAGENVGSYAIGQGTLSAGSNYAISFTESDLAVTAKPIAVTADSKTKIYGSADPVLTYTFSPGLVGSDAFTGALSRTAGENVGSYAIGQGTLSAGSNYAISYTESNLIVTAKPITVTADDFQTKVYGETDSTLTYSVSPALVRNDIFSGTLKRAIGENVGTYEIGQGTLTAGNNYAITYIGKDFEITRANQVITWNQTLVSNCDGATSTVLTASSNSGLPISYVSSNIDVVTIFNNELIFKNSGSGTITASQAGNNNYYAAESITLPVLNSQPNLIRQQFDNVIFFDNSSKEFTSYAWYKDGILVADQTLQYYKEAGGLNGTYYAVAKKLDGTLITSCPLKLSSTATNEVIKIIPNPVKSNETYQLVTNFDPAKMINSRVDVFSISGSLVDQKVTNENETTLLAPAVEGVYIVRLTLTNGKTFTKNLLVKN